GAAGCCGATCACCGCGCCGCCCAGGGTCATCACGGCGATCTGCGCGACCTTGGTGAACCTCAGCGCCTCGGACGTGCCCAGCTGCGGCTTGCGCCAGGTGTAGAGGCCGACGCCGACCAGTGCGACGAGCACCACACCGTTGAGCACGCCGGGCGCCAGCGCACCGGCGAACGCCGCGCCGCCCACCGCGCCCGCGAAGGCGGCCACCGCCATCGGCAGCGCCGACGACCAGTCGACCGCGGTCTGCCTGGCGTACGTCCGCACCGCCGCGGCCGTGCCGACCACGGACGCGATCTTGTTGGTGGCCAGCGCGTACAGCGGCTGGCCTCCGGGCGCGATCAGCAGCAGCGCGGGCAGCTGGATGAGCCCGCCACCGCCCACCACGGCGTCGACCGCGCCCGCGAGGGCGGCGGCCAGGCAGAGGAACAGCAGCGCGGCGAGCGAGATGTGCCCGAAGCCGGGCCAGTCGAGTGCGGCGGTCACGTCGGACATGAAACAGGACGGACGTACTGCATTTCACCCCTTACCGAGTGGGAGCGCTCCCAGAATCGGCCGTTCAGCCCTGTTGTGCGCCAGGTCACGCGGGGAGGGTGGGTCCGGTTCTCCGATCACGTGGAGGTTGTCGGTGTTGAGATCCCGGAAGCGGACCGCGGTCGCCGCGCTGGTCACGCTCGCGCTGCTGGTCACCGGCGCACAGGCGAGCGGCATCGTCGAACCCGCCGGCCAGGACTACCTGGACGCGCGGGCGCCGGTCGACCGGCGGGTCGACAACCTGCTCCGGCGGATGACGCTGGAGGAGAAGGTCGGCCAGATGACCCAGATCCGACTGGGCAAGCTGCGCGGCAACTGCGAGTGGAACCCCGGTCCGCTGCGCGAGGACTGCCTGAAGGCGGTGCTGGAGGACGCGAAGGTCGGCTCGATCCTCTCCGGCGGCGGCGACGCGCCGAACCCCAACACGCCCAGGGCGTGGGCGGAGATGACCAACGCCATCCAGAAGTACGCGCTGGACCACAGCAGGCTGCGAATCCCGCTGATCTACGGCGCGGACGGCGTCCACGGCCACTCGAACGTGCTCAGCGCCACCATGTTCCCGCACCAGATCGGCCTCGGCGCGACGTGGGACCCGCAGCTCATGGAGCAGCTGGGCGCGTCCACCGGCCGGTCGATGCGCGCCACCGGCGTGTTCTGGAACTTCGCGCCGGTGTCCGACATCGCGCGCGACACCCGGTGGGGCCGGTACTACGAGACCTACAGCGAGGACCCGGTGCTGGCCGGCGCGCTGGCGGCGGCGAACGTGCGCGGCCAGCAGGGCGACCCGATCGACGGCACCGCGCGGCTCACCGCGACCGCCAAGCACTTCGCGGGCTACTCGGAGCCGTTCAACGGCCACGACCGCGCGCCCGCCCAGCTGCCGATCCGGTACCTCCAGGACACCGTGCTGCCCGCGTTCCAGCCGCAGTTCGACGCCGGCGTCGGCACCGTGATGATCAACTCCGGCGCGGTGAACGGCGTGCCGGCGCACGCGTCGAAGTACCTGCTGACCACCCAGTTGCGGGACCGGATGGGCTTCCGCGGCGTGGCCATCACCGACTGGGAGGACATCCGGTTCCTGGTGGACCGCTACCACGTGGCGGCGGACTACCAGGAGGCCATCGCGATGGCCGTCAACGCGGGCGTCGACATGGCGATGGAGCCGTCCAACGCGGCCGAGTTCACCTCGGGGCTGCTGGCCAACGTGCGCAGCGGCGCGATCAGCGGCAAGCGGATCGACGAGGCCGTGCGGCGCATCCTGAAGCTCAAGTTCGACCTGGGCCTGTTCGAGAAGCCGTTCGTCGACCCGGAGAAGGCCGACGCGGCCGTGACCGGCGTGGACCGCTCGCTGGCCCGCCAGGCGGCGGCGGAGAGCGCGGTGCTGCTGCGCAACGACGGCGTGCTGCCCCTGTCGACCGACGCGGCCAAGCTCGTGGTGACCGGCGACGCGGCGGACTCCGCGGCCCGCCAGCTCGGCGGCTGGACGGTCGGCTGGCAGGGCGTGCCCAACGGGTCGCCGCCACCGCCGACGGTGACGGTGCTGCAGGGCATCCGGGCCGCCGCACCGGCCGCGAACGTGGTCAGCGCGCCCGCGCAGGCCGACGCGGTCGCGCAGGCCGGTGACGCCGACGCGGTGGTCGTGGTGCTCGGCGAGGACCCCGGCGCGGAGGGCGAGGCGGACACCGAGGAGCCCGCGCTGACCGCCGAGCAGCAGGGCCTGGTGACCGCGGTGCGGGCCACCGGCAAGCCGGTCGTGGTCGTGCTGCTGACCGGCCGGCCGCAGGTGCTCGGCGCCGTCGCCGACGCCCCCGCGCTGGTCGCGGGCTGGCTGCCCGGCTCGGAGGGCGGCAGCGCCATCGCCGACGTGCTGTTCGGCGCGGTGAACCCGAGCGGCAAGTTGCCGGTGTCGTGGCCGAAGGTGGTCGGCGACCAGCCGTTCTCCTACGACCAGCCGCGGGGCGCGAACACGGCGCCCAGCTCGGCGTACGACCCGGCGTTCGCGTTCGGGCACGGCCTGTCCTACACCACGTTCACCACGTCCGCGCCGACGGTGAAGTCCGCCGAGGTGCGGCGGGACGGCCGGGTGGAGGTGTCGGTGACGGTGGCCAACACCGGTTCCCGGGACGGCGCGCTCGTCGTGCCGGTGTACGCGCACCAGCCGGTGAGCAAGGTGCTCACGCCGCCGCAGCGCCTGGTCGGCTTCACCAGGGTCGCGTTGAAGGCGGGCGAGTCGCGGACGGTCGAGGTGGCGTTCGACCTCAAGCGCCTCGCGGTGACGCCGGGCGACATGGACGGCTCGGGCAAGCCGGAGGTCGCCAGGGGCGGCTACGAGGTCGTGGTCGGCGATGGGAGGGCTCGGTTCACGGTGCGGTGAGCTGCCCTGATATCCTTCTCGGCCGTACCCGCGCGGCATTCCGCTGTGGAGGAAAACCGCCCCCTCGGGGGCGGAGCCGGTGACAAGCGCGGTACGACCCCGGACCAGGAGAAGGTGGCTTCCGCATGGCGAACATCAAGTCCCAGATGAAGCGGATCAAGACCAACGAGAAGGCGCGCCTGCGCAACAAGGCCGTCAAGTCGTCGCTCAAGACCGCGATCCGCAAGTTCCGTGAGGCCGCCGAGGCCGGTGACAAGGAGAAGGCCACCGTGCTGGCGCGGGAGGCTTCCCGCAAGCTCGACAAGGCCGTCACCAAGGGCGTGATCCACGCCAACCAGGCCGCCAACAAGAAGTCGGCCCTGGCGCGGCGCGCCAACCAGATCTGATCTGGTCCTCACGCTGGAAGTGCCGCTCACCCACTCGGGTGGGCGGCACTTTTCATCGGCGTCCCTCGGCCGCACTGACTGCCGCCGACCGCACCGATCGCCACCGGCTGCGGCTCAGCGCCGCCCGTACGCCGCGACGATCTTCAGCACCGCGCGCTCCAGGGCGTACCCCGAGTCGGCCGCGACGCCCTTGACGTCGGCGTTCAGGTCGGCGACCACCGTCATCGCGGCGGCGAGCCCCTGGTCCTCCCAGCCGCGCGACTGGCCCTGCGCCTTCTTCACCTTCCACGGCGGCATGCCCAGCTCGCCCGCCAGCTTGAACGGGTCGCCCCGCCCCACCGCGGACACCCGCGCGATCGTGCGCACCGCGTCGGCCAGCGCGTCGGCGACCAGCACGTGCGGCACGCCGAGCTGGATCGCCCAGCGCAACGCCTCCAGCGCACCGGCCCGGTCGCCCATCACGGCCTTCTCCGCCACCGCGAACCCGGTCACCTCGGCCCGGCCGCGGTGGTAGCGGCGGACCGCCTCGGCGTCGACCTTGCCCGCCGTGTCGGCGACGAGCTGCGAGGCCGCCGCCGCCAGCTCGCGCAGGTCCGAGCCGACCGCCTCGATCAGCGCCGCGACCGCCTCCGGGTCGGCCTTGCCACCGCCCGCCGAGCGGATCTCGTTGCGCACGAACGCTTCCCGGTCCGCCGCCTTGGTGACCTTGGGGCACTCGGTGACCCGGACCCCCGCCTTCCGCAGCGCCCCGGGCAGCTCCTTGGCCGCCTTGCTCCGCCCGCCGCCGCTGTGGACGACCACCAGCGTCACCCCGTCCGCGGGCGCCTTGGCGTAGGCGATGACCGCGTCGGCGATCTCCTTGCCGATGTCCTGCGCGCTCTCCAGGGCGACCACCCGCCCCTCGGCGAACAGTGACGGGCTCACCAGTTCGGCCAGCTCAGGCGGGGTGAGATCGGTCACCCGGACGCGGGTCAGGTCGGCCTGCGGGTCGGCCTTCCTCGCCACCGCCAGGGCGCCCCGCACGGCGCGCTCGACCAGCAACTCCTCCTCGCCGACGACGAGGTGCACGGCGTCGGGCGGGTCAGCGGGCGCACTCACGGCGGCGATCCTCCCACGACTGACCGACGTCCGGATGGTGGACGTCTCTGGCTGAGGGCCGGGATCGTGTCGTAAGTTGAGGCCACAACTGAATACCGCTCATCCAGAGGGGCAGAGGGATCGGCCCGAAGAAGCCCCGGCAACCCGTCGCACAGCGTCCGCTGGCGATCACGGTGCCAATTCCGACCCGCGACGCGCGGGAAAGATGAGGAGATACCTCGCGATGACTGCTGTCAGTGTGCCCTCGGCCACCACCTCCTTCGACCTCGGTCCCGCTCGGGCACTGTCCTGTCGGGAGTGCGGCCACCAGACCCCGCTCGCCGCCGAGTACGCCTGTCTCGAGTGTTTCGGGCCGCTGGAAGTCGCCTACGACTTCGGCCGGATCCGCCGCGAGGACATCGAGGCGGGCCCCCGGTCGATCTGGCGCTACCGCGGCCTGCTCCCCGTTCCGTCCACCGTCGAGTCACACCCCAACACCAACCCCGGCGCCACCCGCCTGGTCGAGGCCGACCGCCTCGCCAAGGCCCTGGGCGTGCGCAAGGTCTGGGTGAAGGACGACACCGGCAACCCGACCCACTCGTTCAAGGACCGGGTGGTCGGCGTCGCCCTCGCCGCCGCCCGTGAGCTGGGCTTCAAGGTGCTGGCCTGCCCGTCCACCGGCAACCTGGCCAACGCCGTCGCCGCCGCCGCGGCCCGCGCCGGCTGGCAGTCGGTGGTCCTGGTGCCCTCCTCCCTGGAGCAGGCGAAGATCCTCATGACCGCCGTGTACGGCGGCAACCTGATCACCGTCGACGGCAACTACGACGACGTGAACCGGCTGGCGCAGGAGCTGGCCGCCGAGCACGAGGACTGGGCGTTCGTCAACGTCAACGTCCGCCCGTACTACGCCGAGGGCTCCAAGACGCTCGGCTACGAGGTCGCCGAACAGCTCGGCTGGCGGTTGCCCGACCAGGTCGTGGTGCCCATCGCCTCCGGCTCGCAGTTGACCAAGGTGGACAAGGCGTTCCGCGAGCTGGGCAGCCTCGACCTGGTCGAGCAGACCCCGTACCGGGTGTTCGGCGCGCAGGCCACCGGCTGCTCCCCCGTCGCCGCCGCCTTCAAGGCGGGCCACGACGTCGTCACCCCGGTCCGCCCGGACACCATCGCCCGCTCACTGGCGATCGGCGCCCCCGCCGACGGCCCCTACGTGCTGGACGCCGTCCGCCGCACCAACGGCGCGATCGAGGACGTCACCGACGAAGAGGTCGTCGAGGGCATCCGGCTGCTGGCGCAGACCGAGGGCATCTTCGCCGAGACCGCCGGCGGCGTCACCGTGGCGACCGCGAAGAAGCTCATCGAGACCGGCCAGCTGGACCCGGACGGCGAGACCGTGCTGCTCATCACCGGCGACGGCCTCAAGACCCTGGACGCCCTCGGCAACCGCGTCGGCCCGCGCGCCAACGTCCCGCCGTCCGCCGAGGCAGTGATCAAGGCCCTCCAGAGCTGAGGAGTCGGACGGGTGCCGGGCCGGACCTGAACCGGCCCGGCACCGAACCGACTCCGGCGGCGAACCGGGCCAGCGCCGAGTCGGCCCGGCGGCGAGCCAGCCCGGCGGCGAACCTGCCCGGTGCCGAGTCGGGCCGGTGGCGAACCTGCCCGGTGGCAGCCTGGTCCTGGCGGCAGTCTGGTCCGGCGGTGGCCTGATCCGGGCTGGTCGGCCTGGTCGCGGTGGCGTGGCGGTCACAGTCCGATCCTCGCCGAGCGCAGCCAACCGGTCCGGGGGAAGGCGGCCAGCTCCGGCAGGACGTGCGGCCCGACCTGTTCGGTGACCACGCGCCAGGCGGTGAGCAGCTGGGGCCAGGGCCGGGTCGCCTTCTCCCGGTTGTACCGCTCGGAGTGCCACTCCTCCGGCGGGATGGTCAGGTCGGCGTCGAACAGGGCGTCGGCCACCAGCTTGTAGGCCGTGTCGGCGGAGGGCACCTGCGCCAGGCGGATCACGCCGGTGACGGTGGCCCTGGCGACGACGCCCCGCCCGCCACCGGGCAGGTCCTCGCACACGTAGTAGGCGAAGGCGGGCCGGAGCCCGTCGCGCGGCCACGGTTCGGCGGTGTAGCCGGGCTGCCACAGCGCCCACGCCAGCGCCCGGTCGGACCCCTGCCGGGACCAGCCGGAGTGCAGTCGGATCCAGACGTCGTTCTTCATGGTTCTCCCCTTGTCCGTTGTCTGACGGGCCGCCCCTGCGGACGACCCCCGGCCCGTCCGGGCCGGCCAGGACCGCGGTGTCGCCGTCCCGGTCGGTGCGCAGCACCAGCGCGCCCCGGCTGGTCAACGCGTCGACCAGCACCCCGTTGGGGTGGCCGTAGCGGTTGCCCGCACCGACGCTCACCAGGGCGACCCTCGGCCGCACCGCCGCGAGGAACGCGGGCGACGAGTACCGCGACCCGTGGTGCGGCACCTTCAGCACGTCGGCCCGCAGGTCCACGTGCCCGCCGAGCAGGTCCGCCTGCCCGGCCAGCTCGACGTCGCCGGTCAGCAGCACCCGCCCGGCCGCGGTGGACGCCCGCAGCACCAGCGACGCGTCGTTGACCGCCGTGTTCGTCCCACCGACCGGGTCCACCCGCGGCCCCAGCACCTCCAGTCCCAGGCCCGGCCAGCTCAGCCGCTGACCCGCACCCAGCTCGACCACGCGGACCCCCGCCGCCCGCGCCCGTTCCCGCACCTCCTCCCAAGCCCACCCCGGCTGCCGCGACGGCCCCACCGCCACCGCGCCGACGACTCGTTCCGCCAACACCGCCGCCAACCCGCCGACGTGGTCGGCGTGCAGGTGGCTGAGCACCACCAGCGGGATGCGCCGCACCCCCAGCCGCCGCAGGCACGACAGCACCGGCACCGGGTCCGGCCCGGTGTCGACCAGCACCGCCCGGTCGCGCTCGGCGGTGGCCAGCACGACCGCGTCGCCCTGTCCGACGTCGCAGGCCACCACCGCCCACCCGGACGGCGGCCACCCGGGAGAGACCACGTTCAGCGGCACGACCACCACCACCGCCCCGACCACGGCCGCCACGACCAGCGCCCGCAGCCGCCGGAGCCGCACCACCGCCCAACCGAGCACCAGCACCCCGGCCAGCAGCAGCCCGCCGACCCAGCCACCGGGCCACCCGACCGCCGCCCCCGGCACCGCCGCCGCGTGCCGACCGACCGCGATGAGCCAACCCACCGCCGGCCCGGCCACCTCCACGACCGGCCGGGCCGCCGCGTCGTGCACCGGGGCCAGCACGGCGGCCAGCACACCGAGCACGGTGGCCGGCGCCACCACCGGCGCGACCAGCAGGTTCGCCACCACCGCGACCAGGCTCACCTGCCCGGAGAGCCCGGCCACCAGCGGCGCCGTCGCCAGGTGGGCGGCCACCGGCACCGCCAGCGCCTCGGCGACCCCCACCGGGAGGCCGCGCCCCCTCATCGCCGCCGCCCACCGCGGCGCGAGCAGCACCAGCGCCGCCGTGGCCACGACCGACAGGCCGAACCCCGGCTCGGTGGCCAGCTCCGGGTCGTAGAGCACCAGGACCACCACCGACGCCGCGAGCGCCGGCAACGCCGACCGCTCCCGACCCAGCACCAGCGCGAGCAGCGCCACCGCGCCCATCACCGCGGCCCGCAGCACGCTCGGCTCCGGCCCGGCCAGCAGCACGAACCCGACCAGCGCCGCCATCGCACCGGCCGCGCACCCGCGTGGCCCGACCCGCGACAGCCTCAGCAGCAGCAGGACCGCGCCGCAGAGGATCGCCAGGTTCGCCCCGCTGACGGCGAGGACGTGGGCCAGCCCCGCCGTGCGGAACTCCTCCACCACCCTGGGCGAGAGCCCCGACGTGTCGCCGACGACCAGCGCGGGCAGCAGCCCGGCCGGCTCGGGGTCCAGCGCGGTGCTCGCCCTCCGCAGTCCGGCGCGCAGGTCCTCGGCGACCCGCTGCCACACCGGCGCTTCCGTCACCCCTTGCGGGGGTCCGCGGACCCGCAGCACCGCGACCGTCAGCTCACCACCTCGCGGCGGGGCGAGCGTGCCGCGCGCGGTGGCCCGCTGGCCGGGCAGGAGCTCCCGCCACCGGTCCGCCGGGGCCAGCACGGCGATCCGCCCGCCACCGTCGAGCGTGCCCCGGACCAGCACCAGCTCCACCCCACCCGCCCGCGAGCCGAAGCCGCTGCTGCGCAACCCGTGCGGCCGGTGGTCGAGTTCGAAGTGGACCGTGGCGGGCGCGCCGCGTTCCGCCGCGCCGCGCAGCGGGTGGTGGGTCGCGCCGCGGGCCTGAACACCGATCCAGCCCGCTGCCGCCACGGCCGACACCACCAGCGCCACTGCCGCCGGTCGCCACGGACGCAGCGCCAAGCCGCCGATGACGGCGGTGACCAGGCCGACCGCGGGTGCGGCCCACCAGGTCCAGAGCAGCCCGGCGAGGGCCGTGGCCCACACCGCCAACGCTGCCGGGACCAGGTGCGCGCGGGGACTCACGACCCCACCCACCGGAACCTCGACAAGGTGACGAGGCGTGGCCAGGCGGAACGGGTGCGACGCCCCACCCGACGGAAACGGTCGAGCAGCCGTCGGACGCCACGGCGGTGGCCCCGGCGGGCGATGGCGCCGTCCTGGGCCAGACGACGGGCCTGGTCCAGCAGCCGCCGGACGCGGCGGCGGTCTCGGCCACCTTCGCTGTCGTTCCGGACCACGCGGAGGACCCGCCCGGACGGTCCGGGGACGTGGTGGTGGTCCGAGCGAGCGCTGCTGTGGTCGCGGACCGCGCGACGAACGCGGGCGAGCAGTCGGCGGATGCGGCGGGGGTGTTCTCGGCGGGCTCGGCCCTCGCTCCGGGGTGCGCGGCGGATCGGGGCGAGCAGCCGGCGGAGGCGACGGTGGTGGTTGCGGTGGCCCTGGTCGTCGTGCGGAGGGCGGGGTTGGTGGCTGCCGAACAGCCGGCGAGGCATGTCCGGCAACGAGAGGGGCGCGGCGGTCAGCAGGTGGTCGGGGATCTCGGCGCGTTGCGGCGGGACGGACGGCGGGCGGTGCGGGAACTTGTCCGAAGTGGAGGGTGGACGAGCGTCCGGTGCGGTCGGGTGCGGGCAGTTCCGGTTCGGGCACATGGGGTTCTCCGAGTGGTCTTGAGGGCGTCAGAGGCGGACCAGGTCGCGGAGCTTGGCCAGCTTCGCGTCACCGATGCCCTCGATCTCGCCCAGCTGCTCCAGGGACGTGAACGGACCGCGCTTCTGCCGGCGGTCGATGATCCGTTGCGCCGTCACCGGACCCACGCCGGGCAGGGTGTCCAGCTGGGCCTCGGTCGCGGTGTTCAGGTTGAGCGGTCCGGCCGCGGCGCCGGCCGGTTGCGGCACGGGGATGCCCACGGCGATCTGCTCACCGTCGGTGACCTTGCGGGCCAGGTTCAGCGGGGTCAGGTCGGCGGCCGGGTCGGGACCGCCTGCCGCGTGCAGGGCGTCCGCCACCCTGGCGCCGTTGGGCACGGTCACCAGGCCCGGTGTCGGCACCAGGCCGACCACGTTGACGACCAGCTGCTCCTGCGCCTGGGTGACGGCGGCGGGCTCGGCCACCGGGAGGTCCGGCGGGACCTCCGGCGTCGGGCGCTGCCACCACAGCGCCAGGGCGACGACCAGCGCGACACCGGCCATGACGCCCGCGAGGAGGACCTTGCGGCGTTGCGGGACGTGGTCGGGCAGCCAGCGGTCGAGCCGGCGGCGCAGTGGGCCCGGTGGGTCGGAGCCGCCGTCCGACGAGACGAAGACCAGCGTCTCGGCGTTCGGCGCGCGGTGCTTGCCCCGCTCCTGGGAGACGAGGGCGCTCAGGCGGGCGGTCGTGGTTTCCGGGTTCCTGTCGAACATGCGGTCGACGCTAGGCCGAGTGGAGCAGTGTGCGGTGAAGTTGTCGGCGATCTGTGGACAACTCCCTGAACGATGGATAAAGCGGCCTACGCCACTCCCCCGGGCAGCACGACCACACCCAGCACGCCAGGACCGGTGTGCGCCCCGATCACCGCTCCGACCTCGGAGATCAGGCATCCGGTCGAGCCTGGGACGCGCTCGTCGAGCAGCGTCGCGAGTTCCGCCGCGCGTTCCGGCGCGGCCAAGTGGTGGACAGCCAGCCCGACCGGCCCGGGACCCGCCGCCGACGCCGCCAGGTCGACCAGGCGACCCATCGCCCGCCCCATCGTCCGCACCTTCTCCAACGGCACGATCCGACCGTCGTCCACGTGCAGCAGCGGCTTCACCGCCAACGCGGTGCCCACCAGCGCGGCGGCGGCGCCGATCCGCCCGCCCCGCCGCAGGTGGTCGAGCGTTTCCACGCAGAAGAACATCTTCACCCTGCCCGCGGCGGCCGCGGCGGCCCGTTCCGCGCGCTCCGCGTCACCACCGGCGGCGCACGCGGCCAGCGCCGCGAACCCCAGCCCCATGCCCGTCGCCCGCGAGTCGACCACCCTGATCCGGCCCGGGTCGACCTCCTCCGCGGCCAACCGCGCTGCCTCCCACGTCCCGGACAGCTCGCGGGACAGGTGCACGGACACGATCGACCCGGCGCCCTCGGCCAGCACCGACCGGTACACCTCGGCCAGCTCGCCCGGCGTCGGCCGGGACGTGGTCACCCGCTGGTGCCCGCCCAGCGCCGCGGCCAGCTGCGCCGGACCGAAGTCCACCCCGTCCAGGCTGCTGCGACCGTCCACGGCCACGTGCAGCGGCACGACCCGGATGCCGTGCCGCTCGGCGAACCCCTCGGGCAGGTACGCCGTGGAGTCGGTGACGATCGTGGTGGACACGAGTGCCGAGACTACGGCTCCGCACCACCCGAGTGGCCGACCGCCACGGAGCGGATGAGTTCCGCCATCGCCCGCCCGACCAGCTCGTGCCCCTCCCAGCCCCAGTGCAGGCCGTCCGGGTTGCCGCACCGTGACCGAACGTGGTCGCCCACCAGCGGCGGCACGTCCAGCAGCGGCACGTCGACACCGCCCGCCCACGAGCGCAGCGCGCGCTCCGCCGCCGCACGTCCACTGTGCACACCGGCGTAAGCCCGTGAGCAGTGGACGGACGGCGTCATCCCGACCACCCGGATCGCCGGCGCGAGAGCGCGCACCGCGCACACCGAGTCGTCCAGGTAGCGCACGGTCACGTGCGGCGGCAACGCCACCGGACGACCGCCCAGCACCCGCGACAGCACCGGCTGCACCGCCCGGTACCCCGTGCGGGCACGTCGCCGCAGCCCGT
This genomic window from Saccharothrix sp. HUAS TT1 contains:
- a CDS encoding sulfite exporter TauE/SafE family protein; the protein is MSDVTAALDWPGFGHISLAALLFLCLAAALAGAVDAVVGGGGLIQLPALLLIAPGGQPLYALATNKIASVVGTAAAVRTYARQTAVDWSSALPMAVAAFAGAVGGAAFAGALAPGVLNGVVLVALVGVGLYTWRKPQLGTSEALRFTKVAQIAVMTLGGAVIGFYDGLAGPGTGTFLVFLLVGLTGFAFLRASATAKVVNVATNLGALLYFIPAGKVLWGLGLVLALCNVTGAVFGARLAVRRGSAFVRRVFLTVVVALVVSLGWKAALG
- a CDS encoding glycoside hydrolase family 3 N-terminal domain-containing protein — its product is MLRSRKRTAVAALVTLALLVTGAQASGIVEPAGQDYLDARAPVDRRVDNLLRRMTLEEKVGQMTQIRLGKLRGNCEWNPGPLREDCLKAVLEDAKVGSILSGGGDAPNPNTPRAWAEMTNAIQKYALDHSRLRIPLIYGADGVHGHSNVLSATMFPHQIGLGATWDPQLMEQLGASTGRSMRATGVFWNFAPVSDIARDTRWGRYYETYSEDPVLAGALAAANVRGQQGDPIDGTARLTATAKHFAGYSEPFNGHDRAPAQLPIRYLQDTVLPAFQPQFDAGVGTVMINSGAVNGVPAHASKYLLTTQLRDRMGFRGVAITDWEDIRFLVDRYHVAADYQEAIAMAVNAGVDMAMEPSNAAEFTSGLLANVRSGAISGKRIDEAVRRILKLKFDLGLFEKPFVDPEKADAAVTGVDRSLARQAAAESAVLLRNDGVLPLSTDAAKLVVTGDAADSAARQLGGWTVGWQGVPNGSPPPPTVTVLQGIRAAAPAANVVSAPAQADAVAQAGDADAVVVVLGEDPGAEGEADTEEPALTAEQQGLVTAVRATGKPVVVVLLTGRPQVLGAVADAPALVAGWLPGSEGGSAIADVLFGAVNPSGKLPVSWPKVVGDQPFSYDQPRGANTAPSSAYDPAFAFGHGLSYTTFTTSAPTVKSAEVRRDGRVEVSVTVANTGSRDGALVVPVYAHQPVSKVLTPPQRLVGFTRVALKAGESRTVEVAFDLKRLAVTPGDMDGSGKPEVARGGYEVVVGDGRARFTVR
- the rpsT gene encoding 30S ribosomal protein S20, with the protein product MANIKSQMKRIKTNEKARLRNKAVKSSLKTAIRKFREAAEAGDKEKATVLAREASRKLDKAVTKGVIHANQAANKKSALARRANQI
- the holA gene encoding DNA polymerase III subunit delta — protein: MSAPADPPDAVHLVVGEEELLVERAVRGALAVARKADPQADLTRVRVTDLTPPELAELVSPSLFAEGRVVALESAQDIGKEIADAVIAYAKAPADGVTLVVVHSGGGRSKAAKELPGALRKAGVRVTECPKVTKAADREAFVRNEIRSAGGGKADPEAVAALIEAVGSDLRELAAAASQLVADTAGKVDAEAVRRYHRGRAEVTGFAVAEKAVMGDRAGALEALRWAIQLGVPHVLVADALADAVRTIARVSAVGRGDPFKLAGELGMPPWKVKKAQGQSRGWEDQGLAAAMTVVADLNADVKGVAADSGYALERAVLKIVAAYGRR
- the thrC gene encoding threonine synthase; this translates as MTAVSVPSATTSFDLGPARALSCRECGHQTPLAAEYACLECFGPLEVAYDFGRIRREDIEAGPRSIWRYRGLLPVPSTVESHPNTNPGATRLVEADRLAKALGVRKVWVKDDTGNPTHSFKDRVVGVALAAARELGFKVLACPSTGNLANAVAAAAARAGWQSVVLVPSSLEQAKILMTAVYGGNLITVDGNYDDVNRLAQELAAEHEDWAFVNVNVRPYYAEGSKTLGYEVAEQLGWRLPDQVVVPIASGSQLTKVDKAFRELGSLDLVEQTPYRVFGAQATGCSPVAAAFKAGHDVVTPVRPDTIARSLAIGAPADGPYVLDAVRRTNGAIEDVTDEEVVEGIRLLAQTEGIFAETAGGVTVATAKKLIETGQLDPDGETVLLITGDGLKTLDALGNRVGPRANVPPSAEAVIKALQS
- a CDS encoding helix-hairpin-helix domain-containing protein translates to MFDRNPETTTARLSALVSQERGKHRAPNAETLVFVSSDGGSDPPGPLRRRLDRWLPDHVPQRRKVLLAGVMAGVALVVALALWWQRPTPEVPPDLPVAEPAAVTQAQEQLVVNVVGLVPTPGLVTVPNGARVADALHAAGGPDPAADLTPLNLARKVTDGEQIAVGIPVPQPAGAAAGPLNLNTATEAQLDTLPGVGPVTAQRIIDRRQKRGPFTSLEQLGEIEGIGDAKLAKLRDLVRL
- a CDS encoding DegV family protein, with the protein product MSTTIVTDSTAYLPEGFAERHGIRVVPLHVAVDGRSSLDGVDFGPAQLAAALGGHQRVTTSRPTPGELAEVYRSVLAEGAGSIVSVHLSRELSGTWEAARLAAEEVDPGRIRVVDSRATGMGLGFAALAACAAGGDAERAERAAAAAAGRVKMFFCVETLDHLRRGGRIGAAAALVGTALAVKPLLHVDDGRIVPLEKVRTMGRAMGRLVDLAASAAGPGPVGLAVHHLAAPERAAELATLLDERVPGSTGCLISEVGAVIGAHTGPGVLGVVVLPGGVA
- the octT gene encoding diglucosylglycerate octanoyltransferase, which gives rise to MRLLVLGDSLSFHGPQGPLPADHPRLWPNVAASALGGHAELAAGFGWTARDAWWSLTGDPRVWSLLPRTDVLVLAVGHMDTLPSPLPTFLRQGLRYLRPDGLRRRARTGYRAVQPVLSRVLGGRPVALPPHVTVRYLDDSVCAVRALAPAIRVVGMTPSVHCSRAYAGVHSGRAAAERALRSWAGGVDVPLLDVPPLVGDHVRSRCGNPDGLHWGWEGHELVGRAMAELIRSVAVGHSGGAEP